One Takifugu flavidus isolate HTHZ2018 chromosome 3, ASM371156v2, whole genome shotgun sequence genomic window, ACAATGGCCCTGGCTTCATTCTCAAGCTGAGTCGCCAAAGCAACAATCTGGTGACTGTGAATCGAGTGTGTGTAGTCCAAAAGAAGCGAGCATCTGAGGTTGACAAATGACTCCCCAGAAACAATCACCTTCACCTCCTTCTCGGTTTGTGTGTCAATCAGCCGTCCATATTCTCTGTATCTCTCAGAGATTGCGTCTATTTTTCGCTTCTTCAATTCTCTCTCATCCACTGTAGCTATATCATCACACCACGGCTCATCCAACAAAATAATGACATCTGCTTTCTGGAAGGCCTGTTCCAGATCTGTGTGAATGGTCACCTGTAAATAACCACAAATAGGCTGTTTTACGACTTTTTAGagtggtaaaaaaaataaaataaaatgaatttccCAAACTATTGTACTTGATGAAGCAGATGCAGTGCCTGGTGCTCCAACTCATTCTTCAGGTGATGcaattcctcttcatcaccatcaagGTCCAATAGATGGACATCAATTGTGGAAATATTGGGGAACACGTCAGCAGAAATCAGACTACTCATAAGGAACTGGGAGGTTGAACTGAGAGCACTGGATATGTAAAGAAAGATATACAACATACATAATAGCCAAAACAGCCGAATCAGAAAATGGAAGGAGCAGGGGTTTTTGAGTCAGTCTCTATCAGCACGAGCCTACCTGCTAATCCATATGTGTCTAACAAGATTGGCACGATGCTGCGCCTCTGCTAAGAGCTGTTTGTGGGCTTCTAAATTCTCCTCTGCAATTTGCACCATGATGTCTGCGGGCATGTCTGAAGTAACATTGTAGTATTTCTACAAGAGAGAGTTTAAATAGGATTTTTTAACTAAACTGAATTGgcttcttttattatttatattattttttaagtaCATTTTTTTACATCTTGATCTTTTTTCGAGAAATCTGAAAACCAACGTAAAATTTGCAGTCAATTTTAAAAGGATGACAACCTGCGCCCCCTCGTAATTTTGATTCCATAAGTAAAACAAATATGTTCTTAATTCTAAAAATGTACTACCACAAAATAATTTTCCTATGAAAAAATATATGGAGGTAATACATAAATTATaatttgaaacacacacacacacacacacatacctgacAATGTTCTAAAAAGTCACTGAAGCCTCCTAAAAGTAATCCTTTGCCTCCTTGATGTACGATTTCCCTCCAAATTAAAGGGGACTCCTTGTGCTTCCAGCCATTTTTCCTGCAAATGTCCTCCAGCCATTCCTATAATATATCAACGATTTACTAATTAATTCAAATTGGTATATTGCTGGGAGCAATGGAGAAGCGGTGAGAGGATTGATGGGTTTATACCTTCCATTTCTCTGAGGGGATTGAGATTTTTCGAATCCTGAAGTTTGGAAGATAATTTTGCAGTTTGTCTGCTAATAATTCCGCTTTGGCATAATATGGACAGTTTATTTTGCCTGAAAGGGTTAATGGTGTAGAAATTAGACATTTGAAAATACTAAAACCTAAAAAATGACGGTAGATCTTACCAGAAAGGACAAACATTGCCATTTCAGTCAGGTCGTTGTTGGTTGCCGGGATACCAACAGTGTTGCGGTTATTTTCTTCCTGTCGGAAAAAAGCAAACCAAATGATCACTTAATAACTCTTAACAGTAACACCGAGGATTATTTTTTATAGATAAACCTTTATCGGCATTGTGACTATAATTTCACATTTTTGCTTAAGGGCGAGTGCATCGTTTGTAATTTATAAATGTAATCACTGAAGCATCGAgcactgaaacaaacaaaaacacaagaataCTCCAAGTTTGCTGCTAAGGTTCTATCGCAAATGGGTCGATTTGAGTATTTTGACAAACGTTTT contains:
- the mdh1b gene encoding putative malate dehydrogenase 1B — encoded protein: MAMFVLSGKINCPYYAKAELLADKLQNYLPNFRIRKISIPSEKWKEWLEDICRKNGWKHKESPLIWREIVHQGGKGLLLGGFSDFLEHCQKYYNVTSDMPADIMVQIAEENLEAHKQLLAEAQHRANLVRHIWISSALSSTSQFLMSSLISADVFPNISTIDVHLLDLDGDEEELHHLKNELEHQALHLLHQVTIHTDLEQAFQKADVIILLDEPWCDDIATVDERELKKRKIDAISERYREYGRLIDTQTEKEVKVIVSGESFVNLRCSLLLDYTHSIHSHQIVALATQLENEARAIVAKKLNVRPADVRDVIVWGNISGSFYVDLQKTKVFNYDGPVKGPEFFSLPAQNIINDRTWIETDFQELVRSRRAAVVSRMNRTTAMSCSHGILTVLKAWNGLGAGNEVFSLGVLCSGYHDLPDGVALSVPLTFTDGKWSALSDVTIGVDLKERLQHSANEIGQFLTAKSNKDCSR